Below is a window of Desulfobacterales bacterium DNA.
ATAGTTATGGCTATAGGTTTTGAAAAACTTCAGGAAGGTCATACGACAGGAGGAATTACAAACATGGCAGATCCTTTATGGGCAAGACAGCTTCAAACTGGTGCTCTTACAGGCATGACTGCCGCTGATGTTATAGACGAATTCGGAGAAGAAAGAGCTAAAAAAGTTTCAATGGATTACAGAATAATCATGGATAAACACGCAATGAAAAATCCTTATGCCCATAGGCGACTTGGACTTGAATTTAGCCAAGCTGACGAATTATCCAAAACTTCTCCAGCTCTTGTAGGAGAATTAAGAATGATTCATATGTGCTCCCAAAGTGACGGAGCATGTGTTATGATATTTGCATCAGAAGAAAAAGCTAAAAAACTTTGCAAACAGCCTGCTTGGATTAAAGACCATATAACTGCCCATAGGGAAGAAATGTTCTGTGTATTCGGAGACGCTCCATATATTACTACCCATAAATACGCAGCTCAAAAACTTTTTGAACGCAATAATATAAAAAATCCAAGAACAGAAATAGATCTTTTTGAAATGTATGATCCGTCAAGCTGGTGGGGACTTGATTGGCTAAGGGAATTTTTATTGCTTGAAGGTGATGAGCATTTAAAAATGATTGAAAACGGAGATATTAAAATTGAAGGTGCATTTCCAGTCAATCCATCAGGAGGTGTAATTGCATCTAATCCAATTGGAGCTACCGCTATGGTTAGAGTTGCAGAAGCTGCTCTCCAAATAATGAAAGCAGCTGGAGATCATCAAGTGCCGAAAGATGTTAAACAGGCTATGGCTTCAGGCTTTGGCGGAACAATGTGGACAGTTCTTTTTCTTTTAACTAAAGAACCCCCTGTTCTAAATAATTAAAAAAAGCAAGGAGGTTAAAAAAATATATGATGAATCTGGGAATATATTTAGATAATTCCGTTGAAAAATATAAGGATGCTCCTTTTTTATACTATTACGATACAGTTGTTACTTATCAGGAATTTGGTGATAAAGTAAATATTTTGGCGAATTCACTTTTAAAGCTCGGCTTTAAAAAAGGAGATTTCATTCATGTTTTAGTTCAAAATAGTCCTGAAACTCTGGTTGCTTATTTTGCAATACAAAAAATTGGAGCTATTGCAGGACCTGTAAACGGTTGGTGGAAAGCTGCCGAAGTAAAATATCTTTTAAACGATTCAAAGGGTAGGGGACTTATCATTGAAGACCAGTACATGCCTGTTTTAGAAGAAATACGAAAAGACTGTCCAAACCTTGAAATAGTAATTGAAATCGGAAAAAATCCAAGTCCTAAAAATATAGCTTTTTCTAAATTAATGGAAGAAGGGAATAAAACTATTTTTAAATGCGCAAGCGATGCTGAAGATATCGCTTATATTTTTTATACTTCAGGAACAACTGGAAATCCAAAGGGCGTTCTTCTTAGTCATAAAAATGTTTTTGCTGATATTGAAGGCATCACTAAGGCTTTAAATATTGGAGAAAAGCAGACTATTCTTATTTTCCTTCCTCTTTTCCATGTTAATGCTATGCTGACTACAAGTTTCGGAATTGGCGTTGGTCAAAAAGTTGTATTACGAAAAGCATTTAGCGCAAGCGAATTTTGGGAAGTAGTTGACAAATATAAAGTTAATTACTGGTCAGCGGTTCCTGCTGTTTATCAGATACTTCTTCAAGATCCAGGCAGACAGCAATATGATTTAAGCTCATTAAAGTTTGGAATTTGTGGAGCTGCTCCTCTTTCTACTGAGCTTTTTAATAATTTTCAAGATACTTTTAAAATTCCAATTGTTGAAGGTTACGGACTTACTGAAGCGACCTGTGTTAGCACTATAAATCCAAGGGATGGAATTAGAAAAGTCGGATCAATCGGGATTCCAATTCCTGGTCAAACTGTAAAAATTGTAGATGATAATGGCAATGAGCTGCCTCCAAATACTCCTGGCGAAATAGTTATATCTGGCGATGTTGTTATGAAAGGCTATTATAATAAGCCAAAAGAAACTGCTGACACTATAAGAAATGGTGCTCTTCATACTGGTGATGTTGCCATTAAAGACGAAGATGGATATATTTTTATTGTTGATAGAAAAAAAGACATGATAATTCGAGGCGGAGAAAATATTTATCCAAAAGAAATTGATAATTTTCTCGCGACTCATCCGAAAATTTTAGAAGCTGCAACTGTTGGAGTTCCTGATAAAACAATGGGTGAAGAAATAAAAGTTTTTGTTAGAGCTAAAGATTCCAGCCTTACTGAACAGGAAGTTATAGATTTTTGTA
It encodes the following:
- a CDS encoding thiolase family protein, with protein sequence MKRNRNVGIIGVGQTVYSSHREDVNQPEMIYEAVEAALKHAGITIDDVDCVVHGNMELFEMVHQPDLWHTIGTGSFGKECLRVTTGGTTGATLVCAADHLVASGLHDIVMAIGFEKLQEGHTTGGITNMADPLWARQLQTGALTGMTAADVIDEFGEERAKKVSMDYRIIMDKHAMKNPYAHRRLGLEFSQADELSKTSPALVGELRMIHMCSQSDGACVMIFASEEKAKKLCKQPAWIKDHITAHREEMFCVFGDAPYITTHKYAAQKLFERNNIKNPRTEIDLFEMYDPSSWWGLDWLREFLLLEGDEHLKMIENGDIKIEGAFPVNPSGGVIASNPIGATAMVRVAEAALQIMKAAGDHQVPKDVKQAMASGFGGTMWTVLFLLTKEPPVLNN
- a CDS encoding long-chain-fatty-acid--CoA ligase gives rise to the protein MMNLGIYLDNSVEKYKDAPFLYYYDTVVTYQEFGDKVNILANSLLKLGFKKGDFIHVLVQNSPETLVAYFAIQKIGAIAGPVNGWWKAAEVKYLLNDSKGRGLIIEDQYMPVLEEIRKDCPNLEIVIEIGKNPSPKNIAFSKLMEEGNKTIFKCASDAEDIAYIFYTSGTTGNPKGVLLSHKNVFADIEGITKALNIGEKQTILIFLPLFHVNAMLTTSFGIGVGQKVVLRKAFSASEFWEVVDKYKVNYWSAVPAVYQILLQDPGRQQYDLSSLKFGICGAAPLSTELFNNFQDTFKIPIVEGYGLTEATCVSTINPRDGIRKVGSIGIPIPGQTVKIVDDNGNELPPNTPGEIVISGDVVMKGYYNKPKETADTIRNGALHTGDVAIKDEDGYIFIVDRKKDMIIRGGENIYPKEIDNFLATHPKILEAATVGVPDKTMGEEIKVFVRAKDSSLTEQEVIDFCKQNLAKYKVPKFVEILDEDFPRSAVGKVLKKDLRKWGSDPRPKKKSEDNGVTVENIFGTMESRVNPDGVKGVTANYGYAVTGEGGGEWTVSLKDGVVKVLKGLHNPNVTTTVDARDWIDLTLGKLDGMMAFSAGKLKVQGDMGLLMKAAKFFKKYTPPSAQGQEEKPREELIQLKKILSIPQRFATGPVMGKFLKGLIDKKIFANKCPKCGRLQLPPREVCAECRVRADEWVEVGPFGIITTYDIAYYASPDPLTGETRETPYCSAHFLLDGCKNHETLWHELNPNDISKVKKGAKVKPIWNDKRQGAITDILYFEIID